The following are from one region of the Polaribacter marinaquae genome:
- a CDS encoding MaoC family dehydratase: MKPLILNTLSEFISLEGKELPVGEWYTVTQEMIDDFANATLDKQWIHVDEERALKESPYKCTIAHGFMSVSMISKLLENIFTIKSLKMGLNYGLNKVRFPNPVLVNSKLRMISKLKKTESLGENGIKATFSCTIEIKGQEKPACVAEFIAAFFE; the protein is encoded by the coding sequence ATGAAGCCATTAATATTAAATACGTTAAGTGAGTTTATAAGTTTAGAAGGTAAAGAATTGCCAGTTGGCGAATGGTATACAGTAACTCAAGAAATGATTGATGATTTTGCTAATGCCACTTTAGATAAACAATGGATTCATGTAGATGAAGAAAGAGCTTTAAAAGAAAGCCCTTACAAATGCACAATTGCCCATGGTTTTATGTCTGTTTCTATGATTTCTAAATTGTTAGAAAACATTTTTACTATTAAAAGTTTAAAAATGGGTTTAAACTACGGGTTGAATAAAGTTCGCTTTCCGAACCCTGTTCTTGTAAACAGCAAGTTAAGAATGATTTCAAAATTAAAGAAAACAGAAAGTTTAGGTGAAAATGGTATAAAAGCTACTTTTTCTTGCACAATAGAAATTAAAGGACAAGAAAAACCAGCTTGTGTGGCAGAATTTATAGCTGCTTTTTTTGAATAG
- a CDS encoding helix-turn-helix transcriptional regulator → MKNTLKVQRAILNLTQDDLAKAIGVSRQTINSIEKNRYVPSTVLSLKLSKVFKIPVNEFFTLEESD, encoded by the coding sequence ATGAAAAACACTTTAAAAGTACAAAGAGCTATTTTAAATTTAACTCAAGACGATTTAGCAAAAGCAATTGGTGTTTCTAGGCAAACTATAAACTCTATAGAAAAAAATAGGTATGTGCCTTCTACAGTTTTGTCTTTAAAGTTGTCTAAAGTGTTTAAGATACCTGTAAATGAATTTTTTACGTTAGAAGAATCAGATTAG